The Mesorhizobium koreense genome includes a window with the following:
- a CDS encoding lysylphosphatidylglycerol synthase domain-containing protein: MWPVVGLGAVALSVWLLYHELRGISFEDLGDSFAAISARSWALACAATLGAYAALAGYDRIALMHLGRKVSPLFVALTSFTAYALAHNIGASVFSGAVVRYRAYSSRGLTAAEVGVLVAFCSFTFALGTLLLTGLVLLLKPEILERFVDVLPIEASATTGIVLLALVALYVVGSWLHLRPLRLGRFELQYPRLPIVARQLLIGPVELAAAAAIVYFALPAEGNPGYLVVLGIFMISFSIALISHAPGGLGVLELAFINGLTDMSEADVLAALIVFRLLYLIVPFILSLFMILIFERQQYGRGDG; the protein is encoded by the coding sequence ATCTGGCCGGTGGTCGGGCTCGGCGCGGTGGCGCTGTCGGTCTGGCTGCTTTACCACGAATTGCGCGGGATCTCGTTCGAGGATCTGGGCGACAGCTTCGCAGCAATCAGCGCGCGTAGCTGGGCGCTGGCCTGTGCCGCGACGCTTGGCGCCTACGCGGCGTTGGCCGGCTACGACCGCATCGCGCTGATGCATCTCGGACGCAAGGTCAGCCCGCTCTTCGTAGCCCTGACCTCGTTCACCGCCTATGCGCTGGCGCATAATATTGGTGCCTCGGTCTTTTCGGGCGCGGTCGTCCGCTATCGCGCCTATTCGTCGAGAGGGCTGACGGCGGCCGAGGTCGGCGTCCTCGTCGCGTTCTGCTCTTTCACCTTCGCGCTGGGCACGCTGCTTTTGACCGGGCTCGTGCTCCTCCTCAAGCCGGAGATACTGGAGCGCTTCGTCGACGTGCTTCCTATAGAAGCTTCGGCGACCACTGGTATCGTGCTGCTGGCTTTGGTCGCGCTCTATGTCGTGGGGAGTTGGCTGCATCTGAGGCCGCTCAGGCTCGGCCGCTTCGAACTGCAATATCCGCGCCTGCCGATCGTGGCGCGCCAGTTGCTGATCGGCCCGGTGGAACTCGCCGCCGCGGCGGCCATCGTCTACTTCGCGCTGCCTGCTGAAGGGAACCCCGGCTATCTAGTCGTGCTCGGCATCTTCATGATCTCGTTCTCGATCGCGCTTATCAGCCACGCGCCGGGCGGCCTCGGCGTCTTGGAACTCGCCTTCATCAACGGGCTCACAGACATGAGCGAGGCCGACGTGCTGGCGGCGCTGATCGTCTTTCGCCTGCTTTACCTGATCGTGCCCTTCATCCTGTCGCTGTTCATGATCCTGATCTTCGAGCGGCAGCAATACGGGCGTGGGGATGGTTGA
- a CDS encoding Gfo/Idh/MocA family protein, with translation MFRWGVLSTARIGRDHVIPALQDAGNGVVTAIASRDLAKARALAHRFGAPHAFGSYEEMLASDVIDGVYIPLPTSEHVEWAIKATDAGKHVLVEKPLALKAEDIAPVIAARDRNRVLVSEALMVTYHPQWLKVRELIADGAVGRLRHVQGAFSYYNVDASNMRNKPELGGGGLPDIGVYPTVATRFATGREPVRLQATIERDPKFGTDIYASVKAEFEGFDLTFYCATQMAARQVMVFHGDKGFIEVSAPFNAGLYDHHRIELHNRDHTEAAVFRFPDTRQYRLEAESFARAAQGEDVPVFTLEDSVRNQKVIDAIYSAAETDGWVPVG, from the coding sequence ATGTTTCGTTGGGGTGTTCTTTCGACGGCGAGGATCGGCCGCGACCATGTGATTCCAGCTTTGCAGGACGCGGGGAATGGCGTCGTGACGGCGATCGCCAGCCGCGATCTTGCCAAGGCGCGGGCGCTTGCCCACCGCTTCGGCGCACCGCACGCCTTCGGATCCTATGAGGAGATGCTGGCTTCCGATGTCATTGACGGGGTCTATATCCCGCTGCCGACTTCGGAGCATGTGGAGTGGGCGATAAAGGCCACCGATGCCGGCAAGCACGTGCTGGTAGAGAAGCCGCTGGCGCTGAAGGCGGAGGACATCGCCCCGGTCATTGCCGCGCGCGACCGGAACAGGGTACTCGTCTCAGAGGCCTTGATGGTCACCTACCACCCGCAATGGCTGAAGGTGCGGGAACTGATCGCGGACGGGGCTGTCGGCCGACTGCGCCATGTGCAGGGCGCCTTCTCCTATTACAATGTCGACGCCTCGAACATGCGCAACAAGCCCGAGCTTGGCGGCGGCGGCCTACCCGATATCGGTGTCTATCCGACGGTGGCGACGCGCTTTGCGACCGGCAGGGAACCGGTCAGGCTGCAGGCGACGATCGAGCGCGATCCGAAATTCGGCACCGACATCTATGCGAGCGTCAAGGCCGAGTTCGAAGGTTTCGACCTGACCTTCTATTGCGCGACCCAGATGGCGGCGCGGCAGGTCATGGTCTTCCATGGCGACAAGGGCTTCATCGAGGTGTCCGCGCCCTTCAACGCGGGGCTCTACGATCACCACCGCATCGAACTGCACAACAGGGACCACACGGAGGCGGCTGTCTTCCGCTTTCCCGATACGCGCCAGTACCGGCTGGAGGCAGAGAGCTTCGCCCGCGCCGCGCAAGGTGAGGACGTACCGGTCTTCACGCTGGAGGATTCGGTCAGGAACCAGAAGGTCATCGATGCCATCTACAGCGCTGCCGAGACGGACGGATGGGTTCCTGTCGGGTAG
- a CDS encoding YceI family protein has product MIFRNVTLAAVLLASLSAPSWAAAVDLKDAAGRYAITPVGSSLAFAVDSVAGKGISGKFAQYSGLIVIDGDIGRSSVRITIIPASVETGQDRVDTFLKSNAVFDVANEHAISFRSSNVRRTGESSAIITGTLTARGRSRPATFLAELEGLSRGSISFHVTGKVLRSPYGMDAGTPIYSNVVQFDMMLKARRK; this is encoded by the coding sequence ATGATTTTCAGGAACGTGACGCTGGCGGCGGTCCTGCTGGCCAGCCTGTCTGCCCCGTCATGGGCGGCGGCGGTCGATCTGAAAGACGCTGCCGGCCGTTATGCGATCACACCCGTCGGCTCCAGCCTCGCCTTCGCCGTCGACAGCGTTGCCGGGAAGGGCATCAGCGGAAAGTTCGCGCAATATAGCGGTTTGATCGTCATTGACGGCGATATCGGGCGCTCCTCTGTTCGCATCACCATCATCCCCGCAAGCGTCGAGACCGGGCAGGACCGTGTCGACACGTTCCTTAAATCGAACGCGGTGTTCGACGTGGCAAACGAGCACGCGATCAGCTTCCGCTCGTCCAATGTCCGCCGGACAGGAGAAAGCTCCGCTATTATCACCGGTACACTGACGGCGCGCGGCCGCAGCAGGCCGGCAACTTTCCTGGCGGAACTCGAAGGCCTGAGCAGAGGGTCGATCAGCTTCCATGTCACTGGGAAGGTGCTGCGCTCGCCTTATGGTATGGATGCTGGCACGCCGATCTATTCCAATGTCGTGCAATTCGACATGATGCTGAAAGCGCGCCGGAAATAG
- a CDS encoding cytochrome b: MLLNTERSYGWIAIVLHWTIAILIVGQWTLGKVMKNIADQRLSFDLIQWHKSFGFFILGLAVLRLAWRLVNPRPALPVEMGGLERQAANWTHRALYALMFVMPFTGWAIASTTVLDIPTFAFYLFVIPDMPMAKSDAAEALWTSVHQALGWLLLVLVVLHVAAALRHHFLLRDGVLLRMLKPDASSKAQ; encoded by the coding sequence ATGCTGCTGAATACCGAACGAAGCTATGGATGGATCGCGATCGTCCTGCACTGGACGATCGCGATCCTCATCGTCGGCCAGTGGACTCTGGGCAAGGTGATGAAGAACATCGCCGACCAGCGGCTCTCCTTCGACCTCATCCAGTGGCACAAATCCTTCGGTTTTTTCATTCTGGGGCTGGCCGTCCTGCGGCTCGCCTGGCGTCTGGTCAATCCGCGCCCGGCCCTGCCTGTTGAAATGGGCGGCCTGGAGCGACAGGCCGCCAACTGGACCCATCGCGCACTCTACGCGCTGATGTTCGTCATGCCGTTCACAGGCTGGGCGATCGCCTCGACAACGGTGCTCGATATTCCAACCTTCGCTTTCTACCTCTTTGTCATCCCGGATATGCCTATGGCGAAGTCGGATGCGGCCGAAGCGCTGTGGACATCGGTGCATCAGGCTCTCGGCTGGCTGCTGCTGGTGCTCGTGGTGCTGCATGTGGCGGCGGCGCTGCGCCACCATTTCCTGCTTCGCGACGGCGTTCTGTTGCGCATGCTGAAGCCGGACGCGTCATCGAAGGCGCAATGA
- a CDS encoding aldo/keto reductase, with the protein MADMRMVDLPSGEQVPALGQGTWHMGENQRRRADEVAALKLGIDLGMTLIDTAEMYASGGAEEVTRAAIAGRRKEVFLVSKVLPSNASRAGMIRSCEASLRRLGTDRMDLYLLHWRGGIPLAETVAAFEELKRAGKIRHWGVSNFDTNDMEELLRVGGGAAVQTNQILYNLSSRGIEYDLVPWSNERGIPLMAYSPINQGSLGRERSLQAVAERHGVTTTQIALAWVLRQKGVIAIPKAVEPDHVRENRAALDIELDEADLAELDRAFPPPRRKEPLAMI; encoded by the coding sequence ATGGCCGACATGCGCATGGTCGACCTGCCCTCCGGCGAACAGGTGCCGGCGCTTGGCCAGGGCACCTGGCATATGGGCGAGAACCAGCGTCGGCGAGCGGACGAAGTCGCCGCATTGAAGCTCGGTATCGATCTCGGGATGACCCTGATCGACACGGCCGAGATGTATGCCTCGGGCGGCGCGGAGGAGGTGACGCGCGCGGCGATCGCAGGCCGCCGCAAAGAGGTATTCCTCGTCAGCAAGGTCCTGCCTTCCAATGCCTCGCGCGCCGGCATGATCCGCTCCTGCGAAGCGAGCCTCCGCCGCCTCGGCACCGACCGCATGGATCTCTATCTGCTCCATTGGCGTGGCGGCATCCCGCTCGCGGAGACCGTCGCGGCGTTCGAGGAACTGAAGCGCGCCGGCAAGATCCGCCATTGGGGCGTCAGCAATTTCGATACAAACGACATGGAGGAATTGCTCCGCGTGGGCGGTGGCGCCGCGGTACAGACCAATCAGATCCTCTACAACCTCTCCAGCCGCGGCATCGAATACGATCTGGTCCCGTGGTCGAACGAGCGCGGCATTCCGCTCATGGCTTATTCGCCGATAAACCAGGGGAGCCTGGGCAGGGAGCGCAGCCTGCAAGCCGTCGCCGAGAGACATGGCGTAACCACGACGCAGATCGCGCTCGCCTGGGTCCTGCGGCAGAAAGGCGTCATCGCCATTCCGAAGGCGGTCGAGCCCGATCACGTGCGTGAGAACAGGGCGGCGCTGGACATCGAACTGGACGAGGCCGACCTTGCCGAACTCGACCGCGCTTTTCCGCCACCAAGGCGCAAGGAGCCGCTGGCGATGATCTGA
- the pheT gene encoding phenylalanine--tRNA ligase subunit beta, producing the protein MKFTLSWLKDHLDTDATLEEITERLTMIGLEVEHVDDKAALKPFVIAKVLTAVQHPDADRLRVLTVDIGAGDPIQVVCGAPNARAGLVGAFAAPGTYVPGIDTTLSVGKIRGVESRGMMCSERELQLSDEHTGIIDLPADAPVGTSFAGYAHLDDPAIEINLTPNRPDCTSIHGIARDLAAAGLGRLKGGAIEPVPGSGACPVRVTIEAPDLCPGFALRLVRGVKNGPSPKWMQQRLIAIGLRPINALVDITNYVTFDRGRPLHVFDAAKVKGNLVVRRARQGEKVLALDGREYELTPQMCAIADDSSVESIAGVMGGEHSGCDENTKDVLIESALWDPMATARTGRDLGIITDARYRFERGVDPEFMVPGIELATRMVMELCGGSPSDREVVGYAGPPTKVVSFPVAEVKRLTGLDVSAEESLSILDRLGFKARGKGNVVDIDVPSWRPDVDGKADLVEEVMRIHGVNRIPFTPMVSHDAVNGRILTTLQVRTREARRALAVRGMMEAVTWSFIPAKHAALFGGGKPELKLANPIAADMSDMRPSLLPGLLAAAQRNADRGFADVALFEVSGSYEGDTPDKQRRAAAGLRRGTAKLEGSGRNWSGNAGPVGVFDAKADALAALEAAGAPVDKLQVEAGGPEWYHPGRSGTIKLGPKNVLGTFGEFHPKALEVLDVDGPVCGFEVFIDAVPEPKQKATRTKPRLDLSAFQAVKRDFAFVVDRAVDAGTLVRAAAAADRKLVTGISVFDVFEGASIGEGKKSIAIEVAIQPVERTLTDEDFEALAGRIVENVKKQTGGVLRG; encoded by the coding sequence ATGAAATTCACGCTCTCCTGGTTGAAGGACCATCTCGACACCGATGCGACGCTCGAAGAGATCACCGAGCGGCTGACCATGATCGGGCTCGAGGTCGAGCATGTCGACGACAAGGCCGCGCTGAAGCCCTTCGTCATCGCGAAAGTGCTGACTGCCGTGCAGCATCCCGACGCCGACCGCCTGCGCGTGCTGACCGTGGACATTGGTGCGGGCGATCCCATCCAGGTCGTGTGCGGCGCGCCCAACGCGCGTGCGGGCCTGGTCGGCGCCTTCGCGGCGCCGGGCACCTATGTGCCGGGTATCGACACCACGCTCTCGGTCGGCAAGATCAGGGGCGTCGAGAGCCGTGGCATGATGTGCTCCGAGCGCGAGCTTCAGCTTTCCGACGAGCATACCGGCATCATCGACCTGCCGGCCGATGCGCCGGTCGGCACAAGCTTCGCCGGATACGCCCATCTCGACGATCCCGCCATCGAGATCAATCTGACGCCGAACCGGCCGGACTGCACCAGCATCCACGGCATCGCCCGCGACCTCGCCGCCGCAGGGCTCGGCCGACTGAAGGGCGGCGCGATCGAACCGGTGCCGGGCAGCGGCGCGTGTCCGGTCAGGGTCACGATAGAGGCGCCGGACCTGTGCCCCGGCTTCGCGCTCAGGCTGGTTCGCGGCGTCAAGAACGGCCCCTCGCCGAAATGGATGCAGCAGCGCCTGATCGCGATCGGCCTGCGTCCGATCAACGCGCTGGTCGACATCACCAACTACGTAACCTTCGATCGCGGCAGGCCGCTGCATGTCTTCGACGCGGCCAAGGTCAAGGGGAATCTCGTCGTTCGCCGCGCGCGCCAAGGCGAGAAAGTGCTGGCGCTCGACGGCCGCGAATACGAGTTGACGCCGCAGATGTGCGCTATCGCCGACGACAGCAGCGTCGAATCCATCGCCGGCGTCATGGGCGGCGAGCATTCAGGCTGCGACGAGAATACGAAAGACGTGCTGATCGAATCCGCGCTCTGGGATCCCATGGCGACCGCCCGCACGGGCCGCGATCTCGGCATCATCACCGATGCGCGCTACCGCTTCGAGCGCGGTGTCGATCCGGAATTCATGGTGCCCGGCATCGAGCTTGCGACCCGCATGGTAATGGAGCTTTGCGGCGGGAGCCCGAGCGATAGGGAAGTGGTCGGCTATGCCGGGCCGCCGACGAAGGTCGTGAGCTTCCCCGTCGCGGAGGTGAAGCGGCTGACCGGCCTCGACGTATCGGCAGAAGAGAGCCTGTCGATCCTCGACCGGCTGGGCTTCAAGGCGCGCGGCAAGGGCAATGTCGTCGATATCGACGTGCCCTCCTGGCGGCCCGATGTCGATGGCAAGGCCGATCTCGTCGAGGAGGTCATGCGCATCCATGGCGTGAACAGGATCCCGTTCACGCCGATGGTGAGCCATGATGCAGTCAACGGCCGTATCCTGACCACGCTCCAGGTGCGCACCCGCGAGGCGCGCCGGGCGCTCGCCGTACGCGGCATGATGGAGGCCGTCACATGGTCCTTCATTCCCGCGAAGCACGCGGCGCTCTTCGGCGGTGGCAAGCCTGAACTCAAGCTCGCCAACCCGATCGCCGCCGACATGTCCGACATGCGTCCCTCGTTGCTGCCGGGGCTGCTCGCCGCCGCGCAGCGCAACGCCGATCGCGGTTTTGCCGATGTCGCCCTGTTCGAGGTCTCCGGCAGCTACGAGGGCGATACGCCCGATAAGCAGCGGCGCGCGGCGGCCGGTCTGAGGCGCGGCACGGCCAAGCTCGAGGGCTCGGGCCGCAACTGGTCCGGCAATGCCGGCCCGGTTGGCGTCTTCGATGCCAAGGCCGACGCACTTGCCGCGCTCGAAGCCGCCGGTGCGCCGGTCGACAAGCTGCAGGTCGAGGCGGGCGGGCCGGAATGGTATCATCCCGGCCGCTCCGGCACGATCAAGCTCGGACCGAAGAACGTGCTCGGCACCTTCGGCGAGTTCCACCCGAAGGCGCTGGAGGTGCTCGACGTCGACGGTCCGGTCTGCGGCTTCGAAGTCTTCATCGATGCCGTGCCGGAGCCGAAGCAGAAGGCGACCCGCACCAAGCCGCGCCTCGACCTTTCCGCCTTCCAGGCCGTGAAGCGCGACTTCGCCTTCGTGGTGGACCGCGCGGTGGATGCCGGCACCCTCGTGCGTGCGGCCGCCGCCGCTGACCGCAAGCTGGTCACAGGCATTTCGGTCTTCGACGTGTTCGAGGGCGCCTCGATCGGCGAAGGGAAGAAGTCGATCGCCATCGAGGTCGCCATCCAGCCGGTCGAACGGACGCTCACCGACGAGGATTTCGAGGCGCTCGCCGGTCGCATTGTCGAAAATGTGAAGAAGCAGACCGGCGGCGTTCTGCGCGGATGA
- a CDS encoding GFA family protein encodes MMEAELHKGSCRCGAVRFEASAEPHHVSYCHCADCRKATGAPVSAFVGFHENEVEFSGKGPKTFQNGPVTRGFCGICGSPLYYVDARLPGEIYFMLGAMEQPAYFKPTLHAYVHEQLPFVHMPDGLPRHLKSSVPRPDNGTVK; translated from the coding sequence ATGATGGAGGCCGAACTCCACAAAGGCTCCTGCCGCTGCGGCGCGGTGCGCTTCGAGGCGTCCGCCGAGCCGCATCATGTCAGCTATTGCCATTGCGCCGACTGCCGCAAGGCGACCGGCGCGCCGGTTTCCGCCTTTGTCGGCTTCCACGAGAACGAGGTGGAGTTTTCCGGCAAGGGGCCGAAGACCTTCCAGAACGGGCCGGTGACGCGGGGCTTCTGCGGCATTTGCGGCTCACCGCTCTACTATGTCGATGCCCGCCTGCCGGGAGAAATTTATTTCATGCTCGGCGCGATGGAGCAGCCGGCCTACTTCAAGCCGACCCTTCATGCCTATGTGCACGAGCAGCTTCCTTTCGTCCACATGCCGGACGGCCTCCCACGGCACCTGAAATCCAGCGTGCCGCGCCCTGATAACGGAACGGTAAAATGA
- the pheS gene encoding phenylalanine--tRNA ligase subunit alpha: MNAAAGNLEALESALVAEIAAAGDEAAIEAVRVSALGKKGSVSELLKTLGSMSAEERQVQGPAINGLKTRVTDALAARRAELRDAAVTARLAAEKVDVTLPVRQSPAERGRIHPISQVIDEIAAIFGDLGFSIAEGPDIETDYYNFTALNFPEGHPAREMHDTFFFNPDEKGERKLLRTHTSPVQIHTMEAQKPPIRIVIPGKTYRQDSDATHSPMFHQLEGLVVDKTATVANMKWVLEEFCKAFFEVPSVGMRFRPSYFPFTEPSLEVDIQCDRSRPGEVRFGEGNDWMEILGCGMVHSNVLRFGGLDPDEYQGFAWGMGIDRIAMLKYGMPDLRAFFDADVRWLSHYGFRPLDIPTLFGGLSS; this comes from the coding sequence GTGAACGCCGCCGCTGGAAATCTTGAAGCTCTGGAAAGCGCATTGGTTGCCGAGATCGCCGCCGCCGGCGATGAAGCGGCCATCGAGGCCGTGCGTGTCTCGGCCCTTGGCAAGAAGGGGTCGGTTTCCGAACTTCTGAAGACGCTCGGCTCCATGAGCGCCGAGGAGCGGCAGGTCCAGGGTCCGGCGATCAACGGGCTGAAAACCCGCGTGACAGATGCACTGGCTGCCCGCCGCGCCGAATTGCGTGACGCCGCCGTCACCGCACGGCTTGCCGCGGAGAAGGTCGATGTGACCCTGCCCGTGCGGCAATCGCCGGCCGAACGCGGACGCATCCATCCGATCAGCCAGGTTATCGACGAGATCGCCGCCATCTTCGGCGATCTCGGCTTCTCGATCGCCGAGGGGCCGGACATCGAGACGGACTATTACAATTTCACCGCGCTGAATTTTCCGGAAGGCCATCCGGCGCGCGAGATGCACGACACCTTCTTCTTCAATCCGGACGAGAAGGGCGAACGCAAACTTCTGAGGACGCACACTTCTCCCGTTCAGATCCATACTATGGAGGCCCAGAAGCCGCCGATCCGCATCGTCATCCCCGGCAAGACATACCGGCAGGATTCCGACGCAACCCATTCGCCGATGTTCCATCAGCTCGAAGGGCTGGTGGTCGACAAGACGGCGACGGTGGCCAACATGAAGTGGGTGCTGGAGGAGTTCTGCAAGGCCTTCTTCGAGGTGCCGTCGGTCGGCATGCGCTTCCGCCCGAGCTATTTCCCCTTCACCGAGCCAAGCCTGGAGGTCGATATCCAGTGCGATCGCTCGCGGCCGGGCGAGGTGCGCTTCGGCGAGGGCAACGACTGGATGGAGATCCTCGGCTGCGGCATGGTGCATTCGAATGTGCTGCGCTTCGGCGGGCTCGACCCGGACGAATATCAGGGCTTCGCCTGGGGCATGGGCATCGACCGCATCGCCATGCTGAAATACGGCATGCCGGATCTGCGCGCCTTCTTCGACGCCGACGTGCGCTGGCTCTCGCATTACGGTTTCCGCCCGCTCGACATTCCGACGCTCTTCGGAGGGCTGAGCAGCTAG
- the rplT gene encoding 50S ribosomal protein L20, with the protein MARVKRGVTAHARHKKVLKAAKGFYGRRKNTIRIAKQAVEKSLQYAYRDRKVRKRNFRALWIQRINAAVREHGLTYGRFIDGLNKAGIEIDRKVLSDMAIHEPQAFAALVAKSKASLEYLKDTTPNAFESAVA; encoded by the coding sequence ATGGCACGCGTCAAAAGGGGCGTAACCGCCCACGCCAGGCACAAGAAGGTTCTGAAGGCCGCCAAGGGCTTTTACGGCCGCCGCAAGAATACCATCCGCATCGCCAAACAGGCGGTGGAGAAGTCGCTGCAATACGCCTATCGCGACCGCAAGGTCCGCAAGCGCAATTTCCGCGCGCTGTGGATCCAGCGCATCAACGCGGCGGTGCGTGAGCACGGCCTGACCTATGGCCGCTTCATCGACGGGCTGAACAAGGCCGGCATCGAGATCGACCGCAAGGTGCTTTCCGACATGGCGATCCACGAGCCGCAGGCTTTCGCCGCGCTGGTCGCGAAGTCGAAGGCGTCGCTTGAATATCTGAAAGATACCACGCCGAACGCTTTTGAAAGCGCTGTAGCCTAA
- the rpmI gene encoding 50S ribosomal protein L35 — protein MPKMKTKSAAKKRFKITGTGKVLSAAAGKRHGMIKRSNKFIRDARGTMVLAEPDAKKVIKNFLPNGGGL, from the coding sequence ATGCCCAAGATGAAGACCAAATCGGCCGCCAAGAAGCGGTTCAAGATCACCGGCACCGGCAAGGTGCTGTCGGCTGCCGCCGGCAAGCGCCACGGCATGATCAAGCGCTCGAACAAGTTCATTCGCGATGCTCGCGGCACCATGGTTCTTGCCGAACCTGATGCCAAGAAGGTCATCAAGAATTTTCTTCCCAACGGTGGCGGCCTCTGA
- a CDS encoding DUF930 domain-containing protein, translated as MPASLAVHSLAIALLIFGLPISLPHPQEDQAISVDLVPPPKPETPKKAPPAPPAEKQPPQKPDKTTAETPPPAENGAARPRPIPTLRPVFQFGEKDAGPRKSTDGDSPEDPAKASAARDDPGKKTPSAAQILTATSAGNADMQPAAPEKASKARKTLDRVKLQEAKKLFSRAATDDPRATTAMHNMPRDERGGWLCVTELRDQLLNASPPYFPDLLPAYRLTSGTVMDIQRAAFRIHGEWYDLSYRCVLDKEATKVQSFAFHVGGPIPPSEWARRGLPTQ; from the coding sequence TTGCCTGCTTCGCTTGCTGTGCATTCGCTCGCCATTGCGCTCCTGATATTCGGGCTGCCGATATCGCTCCCGCACCCGCAGGAAGACCAGGCGATATCCGTCGATCTCGTGCCGCCGCCCAAGCCGGAGACACCCAAGAAGGCCCCGCCTGCGCCGCCGGCGGAGAAGCAACCGCCCCAAAAGCCGGACAAGACGACGGCCGAAACGCCGCCTCCAGCGGAAAATGGCGCCGCCCGACCGAGACCCATACCCACGCTCCGGCCCGTCTTCCAATTCGGCGAGAAGGACGCCGGTCCGCGCAAGTCCACGGACGGCGACAGCCCGGAGGATCCGGCGAAAGCATCCGCCGCGCGTGACGATCCCGGCAAGAAAACCCCTTCGGCAGCGCAGATCCTGACTGCGACGAGCGCCGGGAATGCGGATATGCAGCCCGCCGCGCCCGAGAAAGCTTCCAAGGCCCGCAAGACGCTGGACAGGGTGAAGCTTCAGGAGGCGAAGAAGCTGTTTTCCCGAGCGGCCACGGACGACCCGAGAGCGACGACGGCGATGCACAACATGCCACGCGACGAGCGGGGCGGCTGGCTATGCGTTACGGAGTTGCGCGACCAATTGCTCAACGCCTCGCCTCCCTATTTTCCGGATTTGCTGCCTGCCTACCGGCTGACGAGCGGAACGGTCATGGATATCCAAAGGGCGGCCTTCCGCATCCACGGCGAGTGGTACGACCTGAGCTACCGCTGCGTGCTCGACAAGGAAGCGACCAAGGTCCAGTCCTTTGCTTTCCATGTGGGCGGGCCGATCCCGCCGAGCGAATGGGCGCGCCGAGGGCTGCCGACGCAATAG